From one Staphylococcus kloosii genomic stretch:
- a CDS encoding NYN domain-containing protein encodes MKSRYLIIDGYNMIGQSTELSKLSQENLEEARESLLTTIANYSAVIADEVLCVFDAYEQSGMQTEYMYHGVKVVFTKEKETADSYIEKYVYDLYDKYTTHITVVTSDMSEQHAIFGTGAYRISSREMWRDLKESEVTISKSLDGFKERKPRTRIELSNDILEEFEKIRRGDRKKD; translated from the coding sequence ATGAAGTCTCGTTATTTAATCATTGATGGTTATAACATGATTGGGCAGTCTACTGAATTGAGTAAACTTTCCCAAGAGAACTTAGAAGAAGCTCGTGAAAGCCTGCTCACTACCATTGCTAATTATAGTGCTGTAATTGCCGATGAAGTATTATGTGTGTTTGACGCTTATGAACAGTCAGGCATGCAAACTGAATATATGTATCATGGCGTTAAAGTCGTTTTTACGAAAGAAAAAGAAACAGCAGATAGCTATATCGAAAAGTATGTGTATGATTTATACGATAAATACACCACTCATATTACAGTAGTGACGAGTGATATGAGCGAACAACATGCCATATTTGGAACAGGTGCCTATAGAATTTCCTCTAGAGAAATGTGGCGAGATTTAAAAGAGAGCGAAGTAACAATTTCTAAATCGCTTGATGGTTTTAAAGAACGCAAGCCACGTACGCGAATCGAACTCTCGAATGATATATTGGAAGAATTCGAGAAAATTAGACGTGGCGACCGTAAAAAAGACTGA
- a CDS encoding Mini-ribonuclease 3 yields MGDAVLDQHVRTYIVLKLKSKPNKLHQLSKTYVSAKSQAQTLETLMTMEWFTEEELDIVRRGRNAKSYTKAKNTDIQTYKKSTALEAIIGYLYLESHNERLEQLLTTIVNIVDERA; encoded by the coding sequence ATGGGTGATGCCGTTCTAGATCAACATGTACGTACTTACATTGTTTTGAAACTTAAAAGTAAACCTAATAAATTACACCAGCTTTCTAAAACTTATGTATCAGCTAAAAGCCAGGCGCAAACTTTGGAAACACTTATGACAATGGAATGGTTTACTGAAGAAGAATTAGATATTGTTAGACGTGGTCGTAATGCTAAAAGTTATACTAAGGCGAAGAATACAGATATTCAAACTTATAAAAAAAGTACAGCTTTAGAAGCGATAATTGGCTACTTATATTTAGAGAGTCATAACGAAAGATTAGAGCAATTATTAACAACAATAGTAAATATAGTTGATGAAAGGGCGTAA
- the rlmB gene encoding 23S rRNA (guanosine(2251)-2'-O)-methyltransferase RlmB, with translation MEDIVIVGRHAVKEAIVSGHTINKILIQEGVKKQQLSEILKKAKNDKLIVQTVPKSKLDNLADAPHQGVAALVAPYEYADFDNFLTEQQNKEQLSTVLILDGLEDPHNLGSIIRTADASGIDGIIIPKRRSVALTQTVVKASTGAIQHVPVMRVTNLAQTIETLKEKGYWVAGAEADNATDYRQLDAGMPLAIVIGSEGQGMSRLVKDKCDFYIKIPMVGHVNSLNASVAASLMMYEVYRKRNQIGDN, from the coding sequence TTGGAAGACATTGTCATCGTTGGTCGTCATGCCGTTAAAGAAGCTATTGTCTCAGGACACACTATAAATAAAATTTTGATTCAAGAAGGCGTTAAAAAGCAACAATTGAGTGAGATTTTAAAAAAAGCAAAAAACGATAAACTTATAGTTCAAACTGTACCGAAATCTAAATTGGATAATCTAGCAGATGCACCTCACCAAGGTGTTGCGGCACTAGTAGCACCTTATGAATATGCTGATTTCGATAACTTTTTAACAGAACAACAAAATAAAGAACAATTATCGACAGTACTTATATTAGATGGACTAGAAGATCCTCATAATTTAGGGTCAATTATACGTACTGCTGACGCTTCAGGTATTGATGGAATAATTATTCCTAAACGTCGTTCCGTTGCGCTAACACAAACCGTAGTGAAAGCAAGTACTGGTGCTATTCAACACGTTCCCGTTATGCGTGTAACAAATCTAGCTCAAACAATTGAAACATTGAAAGAAAAAGGCTATTGGGTTGCTGGTGCAGAAGCGGATAATGCGACGGATTATCGTCAATTAGATGCCGGTATGCCATTAGCCATCGTCATTGGTAGTGAAGGTCAAGGAATGAGTAGACTCGTAAAAGATAAATGCGATTTTTATATCAAGATTCCTATGGTAGGCCATGTAAATAGCTTGAATGCGTCTGTAGCGGCTAGTTTAATGATGTATGAGGTTTATCGTAAGCGGAATCAGATAGGAGATAACTAA
- a CDS encoding sigma-70 family RNA polymerase sigma factor, protein MIRNKTTKDYEQLSQLRIDDCIDLEQYLNKMEPKIRQRLNHYAIDCHAQDDLYQEVVVKIFLAISKFDFRRSTPFEHYINKIVKSVKYDYLRKRINLNHKQEMLINEYKVEYNYFKYYHLVEQQVLKNEIAEQIEQSLSILSDFECVVVTFLLQGYTPQEMARKLNVNNKNIYNAIQRCKIKLRKKLTLHKDN, encoded by the coding sequence ATGATTCGTAATAAAACAACTAAAGACTATGAGCAGCTAAGTCAGTTACGTATTGATGATTGTATAGATTTAGAACAGTACTTAAATAAGATGGAACCTAAGATTAGACAAAGACTAAATCACTACGCAATTGATTGTCATGCACAAGATGATTTATATCAAGAAGTGGTAGTTAAAATCTTTTTAGCTATAAGTAAATTTGACTTCCGTCGATCAACGCCGTTTGAACATTATATTAATAAAATAGTGAAGTCAGTAAAATATGATTATTTGCGTAAACGGATAAATTTGAATCATAAACAAGAAATGCTAATTAATGAATATAAAGTAGAATATAATTATTTCAAATACTATCATTTAGTGGAACAGCAGGTATTAAAAAATGAAATAGCAGAACAAATCGAGCAAAGTTTATCAATACTAAGTGATTTTGAATGTGTGGTTGTTACGTTTCTATTGCAAGGATACACACCACAAGAAATGGCTCGGAAATTAAATGTTAACAATAAAAATATTTATAATGCCATACAACGTTGTAAAATAAAACTCCGCAAAAAATTAACGTTACATAAGGATAATTAA
- the cysS gene encoding cysteine--tRNA ligase: protein MITLYNTLTRQKETFEPIEPGKVKMYVCGPTVYNYIHIGNARPAIVYDVVRRYFEYQGYEVIYVSNFTDVDDKLINRSKELNESVETIAERYINAFYEDTGALNVRRATSNPRVMNHMDDIIQFIQDLVDEGYAYVSGGDVYYRTRKFEDYGKLSHQSLNDLKVGARIEQGEHKEDALDFTLWKAAKEGEISWDSPFGKGRPGWHIECSVMAYKELGATMDIHAGGTDLQFPHHENEIAQSEAHNHATFANYWMHNGFINIDNEKMSKSLGNFVLVHDIIKEIDPDVLRFFMISVHYRSPINYNMELVNAAKNGLERIRNSYKAIIERAEIATDVTDQTEYITEINKILAQFEEVMNDDFNTANAITAWFELTKLANKFVLENTTSLAVLERFKDVYQIFSDVLGVPLVGQEAEVLLDEDIEALIEERNEARKNKDFARADEIRDSLKEQNIILEDTPQGVRFKRG from the coding sequence CTTACGCGTCAAAAAGAGACGTTTGAGCCTATTGAGCCGGGCAAAGTTAAAATGTACGTTTGTGGGCCAACGGTTTATAACTATATTCATATAGGGAATGCACGCCCAGCCATTGTTTATGATGTTGTACGTAGATATTTTGAATACCAAGGCTATGAAGTGATTTATGTATCTAACTTTACGGACGTTGACGACAAATTAATCAATCGTTCTAAAGAATTAAATGAATCTGTTGAAACAATTGCTGAACGCTATATTAATGCTTTCTATGAAGATACTGGTGCATTGAATGTAAGAAGAGCAACTTCTAACCCACGAGTGATGAATCATATGGATGATATTATTCAATTTATTCAAGATTTAGTAGACGAAGGATACGCTTATGTTAGTGGTGGAGATGTCTATTACAGAACACGTAAATTCGAAGACTATGGTAAATTAAGTCACCAGTCTTTAAATGATTTGAAAGTTGGCGCGCGTATTGAGCAAGGTGAACATAAAGAGGACGCATTAGACTTCACTTTATGGAAAGCTGCAAAAGAAGGCGAAATAAGTTGGGATAGTCCATTTGGTAAAGGTCGTCCGGGTTGGCATATTGAGTGTTCAGTTATGGCTTATAAAGAACTTGGCGCTACGATGGATATTCACGCAGGTGGTACAGATTTACAATTCCCTCACCATGAAAATGAGATTGCGCAATCTGAAGCACATAATCATGCCACATTTGCTAATTACTGGATGCACAATGGCTTTATTAATATCGATAACGAAAAGATGAGTAAGTCGTTAGGCAATTTTGTACTTGTACATGACATTATTAAAGAAATTGACCCTGATGTGTTACGTTTCTTTATGATTAGCGTACACTACCGTAGTCCTATTAACTATAATATGGAATTAGTTAACGCAGCGAAAAACGGATTAGAACGTATACGTAATAGTTACAAAGCTATAATAGAACGTGCAGAGATAGCTACTGACGTAACAGATCAAACTGAGTATATTACAGAAATCAATAAGATATTAGCTCAATTTGAAGAAGTTATGAATGATGATTTTAATACGGCTAATGCGATTACTGCTTGGTTCGAATTAACAAAACTAGCTAATAAATTTGTATTAGAGAACACAACATCATTAGCAGTGCTTGAAAGATTTAAAGACGTTTATCAAATATTTAGCGATGTACTCGGCGTACCACTTGTTGGACAAGAAGCGGAAGTCTTATTAGATGAAGATATCGAAGCGCTTATTGAGGAACGTAATGAGGCTAGAAAAAATAAAGACTTCGCAAGAGCTGATGAAATACGTGATTCACTCAAAGAACAAAACATCATTTTAGAAGATACGCCTCAAGGTGTGAGGTTTAAACGTGGATAA